The DNA segment AGATGAAAAAGGACAACAATCAACAGTAAACTTCTATAAAGCACCACAAATAATGACACCACCAATAACAATAATTAAACCAAAAACTATGTTAGTAAATGATAAACAAACAATACAGTTTACTACAAATATGGC comes from the Methanosphaera cuniculi genome and includes:
- a CDS encoding chitobiase/beta-hexosaminidase C-terminal domain-containing protein, producing MVIANKPGTIYYTRNGTIPTTQSKKYTPGTEMNLSIKTELRTILEDEKGQQSTVNFYKAPQIMTPPITIIKPKTMLVNDKQTIQFTTNMA